Proteins encoded by one window of Methanofollis sp.:
- a CDS encoding NAD-dependent epimerase/dehydratase family protein, whose translation MTFWEGKKVLVTGGAGFLGSKVVERLRDAGVAEENLSVPRSREIDLRTWENCVAAVKDVDLVIHLAAKVGGIGYNMQNPGSLFYDNAIMGI comes from the coding sequence ATGACATTCTGGGAAGGAAAGAAGGTTCTTGTCACCGGGGGGGCAGGATTTCTCGGGTCGAAGGTTGTAGAACGCCTCCGTGATGCAGGGGTTGCAGAGGAGAACCTCTCTGTCCCGCGGAGCCGGGAGATCGATCTCCGCACCTGGGAGAACTGCGTTGCTGCTGTCAAAGATGTCGACCTCGTCATCCACCTGGCTGCAAAGGTCGGTGGGATCGGCTACAACATGCAGAACCCGGGCTCCCTCTTCTACGACAACGCGATCATGGGCATC